In Candidatus Contubernalis alkalaceticus, the genomic window TATTGGTATCTTTAATTACAGCAAATCTAGTATAAGCAGCAGAGTTCTGGTGGTAGTTTTTCAGAATTTAGACTTGAAAAATTCATTAGAAAAAAAGAGCACAATGTAATGAACTGCAAAAAAATAAATACAAACGAGATAAAAGTCAAAATCACTATTCCAGGCTGTTAGTCTCGTTTACAATTATGTTTCTTACTAACTGTACAATATGATCGATATGTCTTTTTAGCTCTTCTTTGGCCTGCTCGTATTCACGTTTTTTTAAATATTCCAGAATTCTTTCGTGATACTCTAAGGAATATTGATCTGTATGGGCAGATTGAAAATATATAAATTGGTAGCGTATAAGTTTTAAACTAACTAAATTATATATAGAATTCAACTGTGAATTAGCAGCAGAAACAACCAAATTTTTGTGAAAGTCTAAATGATTTTCTATATATTTAAATGATGTCTCAGCTTCAACAGTATTTAATGGCACATTCAAAGCTGAAGCACTATCTAAAGCCGAAATCAACTGAGACAAATCTGTGCTGTTAGTTGTTTTAAGTAAATCAATTGCATAACATTCGCACATTTCTCTAATCTGAGAGGTTTCTTCGAAATCCCTTACCGACAATTCTGATACAATAACCCCTTTTCTGGGAATATTAATCACCAGACCATCTTTTTCCAGTAATCTAAAAGCCTCACGAAGAGGCGGCCGACTGACATTAAGCTTTTTTGACAGCTTATATTCATTCAGTTTTTGGCCGGGTTTAATTTTACCGAAAATTATATTTTTTCTTAGATAGTCATAAGTACTAACAGTTATGCTTATGTTCTCCGTAGGAAATCCAATATTTTCCATAAATACACCCCACATTAATATAATATCCTTTGCCACTGTCTACTGTCTATTATCTCTACTTTATCATAAATGCTTATAATAACACAAATTGTTTTGCTGCCTATTATCGGTTTAAAATAAGTGTATAAGTTTCTTTTTATGAGTTTTATCACTTCAAGCTTGCAACAGCCAACAATTTTAAACAATCTTTAAGTCTGTCACATTCTTTATTTTTAAAAATATTTGATATTCATCATCAGTTTCTTGATTATGGTCATATGCTTCATAATCAGTAGGTTTGGATTTTTCTATCTCAAGAATCCCCGTCACACTTATGGGATCAAAAGTAAACGGGAACTGTTTATCCAGGTGGACAATTAAAAAATCAAAATAATCAACCTCTTCGTTTGCACAAAAGGGGCATTCTGCCCCCGGAACCCTAATTAAGTAAAACATATCTCCACCTAATGGAGAGATAGGTGATATCCAGCCTTTAATGTTTACCATCTGGCCATCCAGGCTCTGAGCCTTTTCAGACAAAACCCGCTCTCCATTTTTAATTTCCGAAAGCTCATCAAATGTTACTTTCTCAGCTATTTCCTTTGTGCCACAACCTGCAAATAAAGAAAATACAATTATAGTTAATAATAGCAGAATGATTGGATATAACCTGTAACAATTTTTGTGTTTTTTAATCAAAGCTGTCCCCTCCCTACTGAAGAAATTTTGTTGGCTGTGTTTTATAAATACTCAATCCAGATAAAACACCAACTATAATTCCTATCAATAAAATTGCTATAACAGACACTATTTCTCCAGGAGCAACTGCAAATGCACTGATTCTAACTCCAGCTGTAAAGGCGATCCATTCGCTCACAAAATAACTAATAATATGGGCTGACAAAACACCAAAGATTGTTCCAATTACTGTTAATGTTAAAGCTTCCAGTACAACTATCTTTAAAACGATTTCTTTGCGAGCACCAAGCACCCGATAAATTGCAGCATCTTTCCTTCTCTCTGTTACAGAAGATAGAAGTGATATTAAAACAGATATTCCTGCCAAAAACATGGCAGTGTAGGCAAGCAGATTTGCTACAATAGCCCCATTGCCCAATGTGCTTAAAAGCTGTCTTAACACTTCAGCAGTATGAACTGCTTGAACTCCTGTCTTTTCATCTAAATAATTTTTAATTTCTACTTGACCTATTAATTCCTCATCGTTTAATTTTAATAGTATAGCTGTAACTTCCCGCTCATCATCATGATCATGATGTTGGTGATGGTCGTCATGGTCGTCGTGAGCACAATCATCATGGGCATGGTCATCGTGGGCACAGTCATCATGGGCACAGTCATCATGGGCATGGTCATCATGGGCACAGTCATCATGGGCACAGTCATCATGAGCATGGTCGTCATGGTGATGGTCATCGTGGGCATGGTCGTCATGGTGATGGTCATCGTGGGCATGGTCGTCATGGTGATGGTCATCGTGGGCATGGTCGTCATGGTGATGGTCATCGTGGGCATGGTCGTCATGGTGATGGTCATCGTGGGCATGGTCGTCATGGTGATGGTCATCGTGGGCATGGTCGTCATGGTGATGGTCATCGTGGGCATGGTCGTCATGGTGATGGTCATCGTGGGCATGGTCGTCATGGTCACAATCATCGTGCACCAGCCATACGCTTTCAACAGGGGTCAGTATACTTAAATCGTCTCCTCCACCAGTGCTTTCTAAAATACCAATAACTGTATATTCAAAATCATGAACATGGTCATCATCCCCAGAAGTTAAACCATGCACTCCTTTAAATGTATCCCCCAGACTAAGCCCGGTAACTTGAGCCGCAACAGAACCTAATATTGCTTCTCCAGCATCCCAGGTTATTTCATCTATGACCTCTTTAAAACTGTAATCTTCAAAATATTCATATGTGGTACCAATAATCCTAAAACCGTTGTAATTATCCCCTAAAAGCAAGGGAACGGCTTTATTTACCTTTGGATTCTCTTTAATATCCAAATATACCTCATGAGGTATATTTCCTATGGGCTTTTCATAATGAAAAAGAGTGCTCAATAACAGTTGACTTGGACTGCCCTCAGCACCAACGACAAGATCATATCCGGAACCCTGGTTAGTAATACCTTGATTCAATCCAGAGTTTATTATCAGTATAGTTAAGACAAGTGCTGTCCCCACCGCAACAGCAAAAATATTTAAAATAGTAGGAATAGGTCGGTAACGAAAATAACTATAAATTAAAGAAAAGGTGTTCATCCTATTTTTTCACTCCTTTCCGTCATAATAGCAGCATGGTTTATCTTTTCCATATCCCAAACCTCATTAAATGTTTCAACTACATACGGATTATGAGTTACTAAAAGTAGTGCTGCATTATGTTCCTGACACATATTTTTAATAAGTTCTAATATGATTCTGCCATTATTTAAATCAACATTTCCTGTAGGCTCGTCCGCTAAAATTATATTACCTTTATTTGCCATTGCCCTGGCTACGGCAACCCGTTGTTGTTCACCTCTAGATAATTCCCCCAGCTTATGATATAAGCGATTTTCTAATTTCACCTGTGCCAACAGTTCTTTTGCAAATCTAAGCTGATTTTTTTTTGGCATAGTTCCGACAAAATACATAGGCAGCAGTATATTCTCTAGAGCGGTAAGACTAGGCACCAGGTTAAAGTTCTGAAAAATATAGCCTATATTCATTACGCGGAAAATATCCCGTTGAGCTTCGTTCAAACCATAAATGTCCTGACCATTAATCATCACTTTTCCCTCTGTGGGCATACTCAACCCGGCAATAGTATTTAATAAAGTAGTTTTACCTGAACCACTGTGCCCGATTAAAGCAACTTGCTGTCCCTTTTGAAGAATAAGTAAAGGTATCTTTAAAACTTCTAATGAAGCATCTCTGTTTTTATATTCTTTTCTAAATTCTTTTAATTCCAGAAGGCTTTTCATATTCGTTATCCTTTCTAGTTAAAAGTATTCCTTACATATTCTAAATACTAGCCACAACAAGGGGCAATAACCCAGACAATTTTCCACTCAGAGCTTATATTTTCAAACACTATTTTAAACCATATCACTCCATTATCACTAATAACATCTACAACAGCTTGATTTTCATCAGACCCAAAAACCGCAGATTCATCTGTAACATTTTTATAAGTAAAAGTATAATAATTTATAATATCATGTAAACTAGTTAGATGCTGCTGCAGGCTGTCTACAATACGAGGATCAGTGCAATATGTTTTAGCTTCATCCACATCAACTGCTATTAGGCTCTGCACAAATAATTCCGCAACTTGTTCGGGGCTTTTGGTATCTTTTCCCTGCCCATCACTACAGCCAATCACGCTAATAACTATAAGCAATAAGACTAATAACAACCTTCCAGTCCTCATAAATTCAATCCTCCTAACGGCCTGTGTTAAGTAATTCACACAGTAATCTTTATTTTTAAAAATAAACCTTGTGAGTTCCTAAGAGCAC contains:
- a CDS encoding ABC transporter ATP-binding protein, which produces MKSLLELKEFRKEYKNRDASLEVLKIPLLILQKGQQVALIGHSGSGKTTLLNTIAGLSMPTEGKVMINGQDIYGLNEAQRDIFRVMNIGYIFQNFNLVPSLTALENILLPMYFVGTMPKKNQLRFAKELLAQVKLENRLYHKLGELSRGEQQRVAVARAMANKGNIILADEPTGNVDLNNGRIILELIKNMCQEHNAALLLVTHNPYVVETFNEVWDMEKINHAAIMTERSEKIG
- a CDS encoding ABC transporter permease, with product MNTFSLIYSYFRYRPIPTILNIFAVAVGTALVLTILIINSGLNQGITNQGSGYDLVVGAEGSPSQLLLSTLFHYEKPIGNIPHEVYLDIKENPKVNKAVPLLLGDNYNGFRIIGTTYEYFEDYSFKEVIDEITWDAGEAILGSVAAQVTGLSLGDTFKGVHGLTSGDDDHVHDFEYTVIGILESTGGGDDLSILTPVESVWLVHDDCDHDDHAHDDHHHDDHAHDDHHHDDHAHDDHHHDDHAHDDHHHDDHAHDDHHHDDHAHDDHHHDDHAHDDHHHDDHAHDDHHHDDHAHDDCAHDDCAHDDHAHDDCAHDDCAHDDHAHDDCAHDDHDDHHQHHDHDDEREVTAILLKLNDEELIGQVEIKNYLDEKTGVQAVHTAEVLRQLLSTLGNGAIVANLLAYTAMFLAGISVLISLLSSVTERRKDAAIYRVLGARKEIVLKIVVLEALTLTVIGTIFGVLSAHIISYFVSEWIAFTAGVRISAFAVAPGEIVSVIAILLIGIIVGVLSGLSIYKTQPTKFLQ
- a CDS encoding GntR family transcriptional regulator; this translates as MENIGFPTENISITVSTYDYLRKNIIFGKIKPGQKLNEYKLSKKLNVSRPPLREAFRLLEKDGLVINIPRKGVIVSELSVRDFEETSQIREMCECYAIDLLKTTNSTDLSQLISALDSASALNVPLNTVEAETSFKYIENHLDFHKNLVVSAANSQLNSIYNLVSLKLIRYQFIYFQSAHTDQYSLEYHERILEYLKKREYEQAKEELKRHIDHIVQLVRNIIVNETNSLE